Proteins from one Verrucomicrobiia bacterium genomic window:
- a CDS encoding glycosyltransferase family 4 protein, with protein sequence MRVLHLLRKYDPDQWGGTETAIQRLFHGLREHGVESVVFCPALDHEPAHDPLQAEGCRIERFRAFVPILGISEQRKRQLISVGGNLMSFDLFSALKREPGVSVMHTHTLGRMGAIAKTVARRRGIPFVVTIHGGVLDLPAHIKSDFNKRVGGFEWGRFFGLLFQSHRLFPEADAIITCNGNEARLLREKYPGKRVVVQPHGVPIEIYQQDHREAALKAFPQIRGREVLLCVGRIDSIKNQQWLVNQAPRFLRKHRNALLVLAGACTDEVYGKELKRSIEQFGLGDRILLTGGLPPCDPRLLGLLQQAEVLIVPSQSETFGLVILEAWATGTMVLSTPTSGATTLIRHGENGWLFHLDKPEGFHEALDHALINTDLARRVVRRGCDDVNLNYNVTALAGRMQQLYQELIEEKNALRHSSRRRYQRADAR encoded by the coding sequence ATGCGCGTACTGCATCTGCTTAGGAAATACGACCCCGATCAATGGGGCGGCACCGAGACGGCCATTCAACGATTGTTCCACGGCCTTCGCGAGCATGGAGTCGAATCCGTGGTCTTCTGTCCCGCGCTGGATCATGAGCCGGCACACGATCCATTGCAGGCTGAAGGTTGCCGCATCGAACGCTTTCGCGCGTTTGTGCCCATCCTTGGAATTTCCGAGCAACGCAAACGCCAGTTGATCTCGGTTGGCGGAAACCTGATGTCCTTCGACCTGTTCTCCGCATTGAAACGCGAACCCGGCGTCTCAGTGATGCACACGCACACACTGGGACGAATGGGTGCCATTGCCAAAACGGTTGCGCGCAGGCGTGGAATTCCCTTCGTTGTAACAATCCACGGGGGCGTCCTCGACCTTCCCGCGCACATCAAATCCGATTTCAACAAGCGCGTAGGCGGATTTGAATGGGGGCGCTTCTTTGGCCTGCTGTTCCAATCGCACCGGCTCTTTCCCGAAGCCGATGCAATCATCACGTGCAATGGAAACGAAGCGCGTCTTCTGCGCGAAAAGTATCCGGGAAAGCGCGTCGTGGTGCAGCCGCATGGGGTTCCGATTGAAATCTACCAGCAGGATCATCGGGAGGCCGCGCTCAAGGCGTTCCCGCAAATTCGCGGACGCGAAGTGCTGCTGTGCGTGGGGAGAATCGATTCCATCAAGAACCAGCAATGGCTCGTGAATCAGGCGCCACGCTTCCTCAGGAAGCATCGCAACGCGCTGCTGGTGCTCGCGGGCGCATGCACGGACGAAGTGTATGGGAAGGAGCTGAAGCGCTCGATTGAGCAATTCGGTCTGGGCGACCGCATCCTGTTGACCGGCGGCCTGCCTCCATGCGACCCGCGCCTGCTCGGCCTCTTGCAGCAGGCGGAAGTGTTGATCGTGCCGTCGCAGTCGGAAACGTTTGGCCTTGTGATTCTTGAAGCGTGGGCAACGGGCACAATGGTCCTTTCGACCCCAACGTCAGGAGCGACGACCCTGATACGTCACGGCGAGAATGGATGGTTGTTCCATCTCGACAAGCCCGAGGGTTTTCATGAAGCGCTGGATCACGCGCTCATCAATACCGACCTGGCGCGGCGGGTGGTTCGGCGCGGCTGCGACGACGTCAACCTGAACTACAACGTCACTGCCCTAGCAGGCCGTATGCAGCAGCTTTACCAGGAATTGATCGAGGAAAAAAATGCGTTACGTCATTCTTCGCGACGACGATACCAGCGCGCTGACGCCCGTTGA
- a CDS encoding glycosyltransferase family 2 protein — MNIEPQPPAPRSGVYLSIGIIAWNEEKAIRTLLNSVFQQSLLSELARRNLCCEIIVVANACTDRTVSVADEILSRQMREDLDGRALIGRVTHLAERGKINAWNQFVHQLSEREAKFLVLMDADIVLHNRDALWNLVQTLEASPEARVAVDVPRKDLEFKRRKTIRDRMSLAVSRLTQSSTAQLCAQLYCIRAETARNIYLPRDLSACDDGFIKSLVCTDFLAHGVWPMRIEVARNASHTFEAYTSLKSVFKNQKRQAIGQTIVHLLIDDYIKHMPAWERARLAETLRRKDEENPDWLKRLVREHLRRKRFFWRLYPGLVSYRFRNLRKLSWRHRLFCLPAVLGGTVLSLAASLAAYRFLKAGFTEYWPRADRGAGPIDLAGHAMSPLSRAKTR, encoded by the coding sequence GTGAACATTGAGCCACAACCGCCAGCACCTCGTTCCGGTGTTTATCTTTCCATTGGCATCATCGCCTGGAACGAGGAGAAAGCCATCCGCACGCTGCTCAATTCCGTCTTTCAGCAAAGCCTCCTGTCGGAACTTGCCCGCCGAAATCTCTGTTGCGAAATCATCGTCGTCGCCAACGCTTGCACGGACCGCACGGTGAGCGTCGCCGACGAAATCCTGTCGCGACAAATGCGGGAGGATCTGGATGGGCGCGCTTTGATCGGCCGCGTCACGCATCTCGCCGAACGGGGCAAGATCAACGCCTGGAACCAGTTCGTGCACCAATTATCCGAACGCGAGGCCAAGTTCCTCGTCCTCATGGATGCCGATATCGTCCTGCACAATCGCGACGCGCTCTGGAACCTCGTGCAGACATTGGAGGCCAGTCCTGAGGCGCGCGTGGCCGTGGATGTTCCGCGCAAGGATCTCGAATTCAAACGCCGCAAAACCATTCGCGATCGGATGTCGCTCGCTGTTTCGAGGCTCACGCAGTCATCGACAGCCCAGCTCTGTGCGCAGTTGTACTGCATCCGCGCTGAGACGGCCCGCAACATCTACCTGCCGCGCGACCTGAGCGCGTGCGACGACGGTTTTATCAAGTCGCTCGTGTGCACCGATTTTCTGGCGCACGGCGTGTGGCCGATGCGCATCGAGGTCGCGCGCAACGCGTCACACACATTCGAGGCATACACATCGTTGAAGAGCGTTTTCAAGAACCAGAAACGGCAGGCGATCGGGCAGACCATCGTTCACCTGTTGATTGATGATTACATCAAGCACATGCCGGCGTGGGAGCGGGCGCGGCTGGCGGAAACGCTGCGACGCAAGGATGAGGAAAACCCGGACTGGCTGAAACGGCTGGTGCGCGAGCACCTCCGACGCAAGCGGTTCTTCTGGCGCCTTTACCCTGGGCTGGTGAGTTACCGTTTCCGCAACCTGCGCAAGCTCTCCTGGCGGCATCGGCTGTTCTGTCTTCCGGCGGTTCTTGGCGGAACGGTGCTTTCGCTCGCCGCAAGTCTTGCCGCGTACCGCTTCCTCAAGGCCGGTTTCACGGAATATTGGCCGCGCGCTGACCGTGGCGCAGGGCCGATCGATCTCGCGGGGCACGCCATGTCGCCCCTGTCACGCGCCAAAACGCGTTGA
- a CDS encoding O-antigen ligase family protein encodes METKQLIAAAYLVIAAMGGITVTCLSKRARDGFFFLLVTMAALTERWDVNFVSREWYRGTTMGFEFSLVDVIALSLLVSAILVPRAGEKRFYWPPALGWMLLFFFFAVLCVAVATPKLFGYFALVKMLRGLIVFLAVALYVRGERELRIFLWALGAIVCFEALQAIEQRYRYGIHRVFGDLNAPNSLSMYMCTTAPLFVAAFNSRLPRSLKVMSAATIALAGVAVLLTISRTGIVTIGLIMLGTVALTMDLKFTGRKVLIATACCLAVAGALAKSWESLTSRFKEATLEEEYENKRSQGRGYYIRLAAAMADEQWLGVGPNNWSFWVSNKYGPRMGFKFAPYPSEHKEPRFEVSADANVDDPQAAPAHSLLALTAGEMGLGGLVLMLLLWMRWGLMGLSFLLPRNPDPMRTIGIGIFFGLVGNFLQGLTEWVWHQTAIFFTFNILLGVLSSLYYLKRKARREARRAQQLEDEWEDEAEPGQECVQEEEAQYARTASA; translated from the coding sequence ATGGAAACGAAGCAACTGATCGCAGCCGCATACCTCGTCATCGCCGCCATGGGCGGAATCACGGTGACCTGCCTTTCCAAGCGCGCGCGCGACGGGTTCTTCTTTCTGCTCGTGACAATGGCCGCGCTCACGGAGCGCTGGGATGTAAATTTTGTGAGCCGCGAATGGTATCGGGGCACCACGATGGGGTTCGAATTCTCGCTTGTCGACGTCATCGCGCTGAGCCTGCTCGTCAGCGCCATTCTGGTTCCTCGCGCGGGCGAGAAACGGTTCTATTGGCCGCCTGCGCTCGGATGGATGCTGTTATTCTTCTTCTTCGCGGTGCTCTGCGTTGCGGTCGCGACGCCAAAGTTGTTCGGCTATTTCGCTCTCGTAAAGATGCTGCGCGGCCTCATTGTATTTTTAGCGGTTGCGCTGTATGTGCGCGGCGAGCGCGAACTGCGAATATTCTTGTGGGCGCTTGGCGCGATTGTGTGTTTCGAGGCGCTGCAAGCCATAGAACAGCGCTATCGCTACGGCATTCATCGCGTCTTTGGCGATCTCAACGCTCCCAACAGCCTTTCGATGTACATGTGCACGACTGCGCCCCTGTTTGTGGCGGCGTTCAACTCCAGGCTGCCACGCTCGTTGAAAGTGATGAGCGCGGCGACCATCGCGCTGGCCGGTGTCGCAGTGCTGCTGACGATTTCGCGTACAGGCATCGTGACCATTGGGTTGATCATGCTGGGAACGGTGGCCCTCACCATGGACCTGAAATTCACCGGCCGAAAGGTGCTCATCGCAACGGCATGCTGCCTGGCAGTTGCAGGAGCATTGGCGAAATCCTGGGAATCACTCACGTCGCGTTTCAAGGAGGCGACGCTGGAGGAGGAGTATGAGAACAAGCGCTCGCAAGGGCGCGGATACTACATTCGTCTTGCGGCGGCGATGGCCGACGAACAATGGCTCGGGGTCGGTCCGAACAACTGGTCGTTCTGGGTCAGCAACAAATACGGCCCGCGCATGGGATTCAAATTCGCGCCGTATCCCAGCGAGCACAAGGAGCCGCGCTTCGAAGTGTCGGCAGACGCGAACGTGGATGATCCACAGGCGGCGCCTGCCCACAGCCTGCTTGCGCTGACGGCGGGCGAGATGGGATTGGGAGGGTTGGTGTTAATGCTTCTGTTGTGGATGCGATGGGGACTCATGGGGCTGAGTTTCCTCCTGCCGCGAAATCCCGATCCGATGCGAACGATCGGAATCGGCATCTTCTTCGGACTCGTTGGAAATTTCCTTCAAGGCCTGACTGAATGGGTGTGGCATCAGACCGCCATTTTCTTCACGTTCAACATTCTCCTCGGGGTGCTCTCCAGCCTGTATTACCTGAAGCGAAAGGCAAGGCGAGAAGCCCGCCGCGCGCAACAATTGGAGGACGAATGGGAGGACGAAGCCGAACCTGGCCAGGAATGCGTTCAGGAGGAGGAAGCTCAATATGCGCGTACTGCATCTGCTTAG
- a CDS encoding DUF2334 domain-containing protein: MRYVILRDDDTSALTPVDCLERLYRPFLDRGLPVNLATIPNVATNTRLPDGRLEGFLVARNGTTQETVPLAENAELIAYLKSNMGYEVVQHGYRHDYFEFDRLGTDDVVRRLEQGIRCLNDAGFEQAKTFVAPYDKFSRDSLREVARRFPVLSTGWFELRRLPRTWWPQYLIKKATGSPHWKVRNTALLSHPGCLLSYQRDFKNMLASVAEAVESRRLTVLVTHWWEYFRDGKPDYEFISFLHQTAEYLASKPDIRVIRFSELARGNVALN, translated from the coding sequence ATGCGTTACGTCATTCTTCGCGACGACGATACCAGCGCGCTGACGCCCGTTGATTGCCTGGAGCGGCTGTATCGGCCGTTCCTCGATCGCGGCCTGCCTGTAAATCTCGCCACGATCCCAAACGTGGCGACGAACACGCGTCTTCCTGACGGACGCCTTGAAGGTTTTCTCGTTGCGCGGAACGGCACAACGCAGGAGACGGTCCCGCTGGCTGAGAATGCGGAGCTCATTGCCTATCTCAAGTCCAACATGGGATACGAAGTGGTTCAGCACGGCTATCGCCATGATTACTTTGAATTCGATCGGCTGGGCACCGACGACGTCGTGCGGCGGCTGGAGCAGGGGATTCGCTGCCTGAACGACGCTGGCTTTGAACAGGCGAAAACATTTGTCGCGCCCTACGATAAATTTTCGCGCGACAGCCTGCGTGAAGTGGCGCGGCGCTTTCCCGTCCTCTCAACAGGATGGTTTGAACTGCGGCGGCTTCCGCGCACCTGGTGGCCGCAATACCTGATCAAAAAGGCGACGGGCTCCCCGCATTGGAAGGTTCGCAACACAGCGCTGCTGTCTCATCCCGGCTGCCTGTTGTCGTATCAGCGCGACTTCAAGAACATGCTGGCGTCAGTGGCTGAAGCCGTTGAAAGCCGCCGCCTGACAGTGCTCGTCACGCATTGGTGGGAATATTTCCGCGACGGCAAACCCGATTACGAATTCATCAGCTTCCTGCATCAAACCGCGGAGTATCTTGCTTCGAAGCCCGACATTCGCGTGAT